One Chitinophagales bacterium genomic window carries:
- a CDS encoding gamma carbonic anhydrase family protein yields the protein MNQHFEALQSRVKKGTDVFIAPGAIVIGDVYLGDQVSVWYHAVLRGDSDKITIGNRTNIQDGVIIHVDPGVPVFIGQDNVVGHGAILHGCTVGNNNLIGMRSTILNNARIGNCCIIGANTLITENMEVPDYSMVLGSPGKIVRQLPPETGNLILRGVEEYIRKAQAYLKPPPLY from the coding sequence ATGAATCAGCATTTTGAAGCTTTACAAAGTCGGGTAAAAAAGGGGACGGATGTATTTATTGCCCCTGGGGCTATTGTTATCGGTGATGTGTATCTGGGCGATCAGGTCTCCGTGTGGTATCATGCCGTTTTACGCGGAGATTCCGACAAAATCACTATCGGCAACAGAACCAACATTCAGGATGGGGTTATCATTCACGTAGATCCCGGGGTGCCTGTCTTCATCGGACAAGACAATGTGGTGGGGCATGGAGCCATCCTGCACGGATGCACTGTTGGCAACAACAATCTTATTGGTATGCGTTCCACTATATTGAATAATGCACGTATCGGCAACTGCTGCATCATTGGCGCCAACACGCTGATAACCGAAAACATGGAAGTGCCGGACTACTCTATGGTGTTAGGTTCTCCGGGAAAGATCGTCAGGCAACTTCCCCCGGAAACAGGAAATTTAATTCTTCGCGGAGTGGAAGAGTATATCCGGAAAGCACAGGCTTATCTCAAGCCTCCGCCTCTCTATTAA